The following proteins are co-located in the Meriones unguiculatus strain TT.TT164.6M chromosome 4, Bangor_MerUng_6.1, whole genome shotgun sequence genome:
- the LOC110555536 gene encoding dnaJ homolog subfamily B member 6-like: protein MVDYYEVLGVQRHASPEDIKKVYRKQALKWHPDKNPENKEEAERKFKQVAEAYEVLSDAKKRDIYDRYGKEGLSGGGGGGGSHFDSPFEFGFTFRNPDDVFREFFGGRDPFSFDFFEDPFDDFLGNRRGHRGSRNRGTGSFFSAFGGFPAFGGFPAFDTGFSSFGSIGHGGLTSFSSASYGGSGMGNFKSISTSTKIIYGKKITTKRIVENGQERVEVEEDGQSLTINGKEYLLRLDNK from the coding sequence ATGGTGGATTACTATGAAGTTCTGGGCGTGCAGAGACATGCCTCACCTGAGGACATTAAAAAGGTGTATCGGAAACAGGCACTTAAATGGCACCCAGACAAAAATCCTGAAAATAAAGAAGAAGCAGAGCGGAAATTCAAACAAGTAGCCGAGGCATATGAGGTATTATCGGATGCAAAAAAGCGGGACATTTATGACAGATACGGCAAAGAAGGATTaagtggtggtggaggaggaggtggaagtcACTTTGACAGTCCATTTGAGTTTGGCTTCACGTTCCGGAATCCAGATGATGTCTTCAGGGAATTTTTTGGAGGAAGGGACCCATTTTCATTTGACTTCTTTGAAGACCCGTTTGATGACTTTTTGGGGAACCGAAGAGGTCACCGAGGAAGTAGAAACCGAGGTACTGGCtcctttttctctgcctttggTGGATTTCCTGCCTTCGGTGGATTTCCTGCTTTTGATACAGGCTTCTCTTCGTTTGGGTCAATAGGTCATGGGGGTCTTACTTCATTCTCTTCAGCGTCATATGGTGGCAGTGGAATGGGCAACTTCAAATCAATATCAACTTCAACTAAGATAATTTATGGCAAAAAAATCACTACAAAGAGAATTGTGGAGAATGGTCAAGAAAGAgtagaagttgaagaagatggaCAGTCCTTGACAATAAATGGTAAGGAGTACCTGCTACGCTTGGATAACAAGTAA